In Paenibacillus phoenicis, one genomic interval encodes:
- a CDS encoding ECF transporter S component — protein sequence MSEVVQKRTGRGLKLSDVLVTVLVSLVLGVVYHFWSSVYNLFSPLFFQADELVYGMWFLAATLVFLLIRKPGVALIAEVAAAHVEILFGSEWGVQLILYSVLQGLGAELVFAAFRYRKFSGSVAALAGIGAAVGSVIPDFFYGYVQDYEPWLLTAKYAMRAVSSALICGYFAYAVVKAVEATGVTTLLRPVDPKDYAALND from the coding sequence ATGTCGGAGGTTGTTCAAAAAAGAACGGGGCGTGGCCTCAAGCTAAGCGATGTGCTGGTGACGGTGTTGGTTTCGTTGGTGCTGGGCGTGGTGTATCACTTCTGGAGCTCGGTGTACAATTTGTTCTCCCCCCTGTTCTTCCAGGCCGATGAACTGGTGTACGGAATGTGGTTCCTGGCTGCAACGCTGGTGTTCTTGCTGATCCGCAAACCGGGGGTGGCGTTGATCGCGGAGGTCGCTGCGGCCCATGTGGAAATTTTGTTCGGCAGCGAATGGGGAGTTCAGCTGATTCTTTACAGCGTGCTGCAAGGCTTAGGGGCGGAGCTGGTGTTCGCTGCGTTCCGGTATCGGAAATTTTCCGGCTCCGTTGCTGCATTAGCCGGGATCGGAGCTGCCGTGGGTTCGGTTATCCCGGATTTCTTCTACGGATATGTGCAGGATTACGAGCCATGGCTCTTGACCGCCAAATATGCGATGCGGGCCGTCAGCTCGGCGCTGATCTGCGGGTACTTCGCTTATGCCGTCGTGAAGGCCGTAGAGGCGACAGGGGTTACGACGCTGCTGCGACCGGTTGATCCGAAAGACTATGCGGCGTTGAATGACTGA
- a CDS encoding ABC transporter ATP-binding protein yields the protein MRKETTAAEVRELRLKFPGEDRFVFKDLDFSVRRGEHVLLLGPSGCGKSTLLQVLSGIIPDLVEIPMRTSAQQLPSSWRFLFQDPDTQFCMPYVDEELAFALENLGVPKQDMPARMQAALAKVGLDLPEIHVPIDSLSQGMKQRLALASVLLGDPEVLLLDEPSALLDPQGREQIWQAIAKVAEDRTLIIVEHRIEELTALGLVDRVVLFGPDGQVLGEGAPDVVFDTYRSELIEFGIWYPGVWEAYFATEAGRRLLEPVKDERRLDGPAAVELTDFCGFRQGRPVIEVGQAAVYPGDWIAITGPNGAGKSSLLLSLIGLLPSEGAFVLQGKRIETGKLSRRARRRLLESTAREIGFVFQNPEFQFVADRVVDEVAFSLREDGLGGDALNRRVTAYLEQFGLTGLEMRHPYQLSLGQKRRLSVAAAAVREQRLLLLDEPTFGQDAANTFAILQLCEALRRRGTAILMVTHEERIAEQVATQHWEVRDGRLTSQRLTRRVDRSPAGAGESPGSNGSAGRGADTTSAKIKQHGSSGPEAVISR from the coding sequence ATGCGGAAGGAAACGACGGCAGCTGAGGTCCGGGAGCTGCGGCTCAAGTTCCCGGGTGAAGACCGGTTTGTGTTTAAGGATTTGGATTTCTCGGTGCGGCGCGGGGAGCATGTGCTGCTGCTGGGTCCCAGCGGATGCGGCAAATCGACGCTGCTCCAGGTGCTGAGCGGCATCATTCCAGACTTGGTAGAGATTCCGATGCGCACGTCCGCGCAGCAGCTTCCCTCGTCGTGGCGCTTTCTGTTCCAGGATCCGGATACGCAGTTTTGTATGCCTTATGTGGATGAGGAGTTGGCTTTTGCCTTAGAAAATTTAGGCGTGCCGAAGCAGGATATGCCCGCGCGGATGCAGGCCGCATTGGCCAAGGTGGGCCTGGACCTGCCTGAGATCCATGTGCCGATCGATTCGCTGTCCCAAGGGATGAAGCAACGGTTGGCGCTCGCATCGGTGCTGCTTGGCGATCCGGAGGTGCTGCTGCTGGATGAGCCTTCGGCTTTGCTGGACCCGCAGGGCCGCGAGCAAATCTGGCAAGCGATCGCCAAGGTGGCCGAGGATCGCACCTTGATTATCGTGGAGCACCGGATCGAGGAGTTGACGGCACTGGGTCTCGTTGACCGCGTCGTGTTGTTTGGACCGGACGGGCAGGTGCTGGGCGAGGGGGCACCGGACGTAGTGTTTGACACGTACCGTTCCGAGCTCATTGAGTTTGGGATCTGGTATCCCGGCGTCTGGGAGGCGTATTTTGCCACCGAAGCCGGCCGTCGATTGCTAGAGCCGGTGAAAGATGAACGGCGATTGGATGGACCTGCCGCCGTGGAACTGACCGATTTTTGCGGGTTCCGGCAAGGGCGGCCGGTGATTGAAGTCGGGCAAGCCGCCGTGTATCCCGGGGATTGGATTGCGATCACAGGACCTAACGGTGCTGGGAAAAGCTCGCTGTTGCTCAGCCTGATCGGCTTGTTGCCATCAGAGGGAGCATTCGTGCTGCAGGGAAAGCGGATCGAGACAGGGAAGCTCAGCCGCCGTGCCCGCAGACGATTGCTGGAGTCGACCGCTCGTGAGATCGGATTTGTGTTCCAGAATCCGGAGTTTCAGTTTGTCGCCGATCGGGTGGTGGACGAAGTCGCCTTCTCGCTGAGGGAGGACGGACTTGGCGGCGATGCGCTGAACCGTCGGGTGACGGCGTATCTGGAGCAGTTTGGTCTAACCGGCTTGGAGATGCGGCATCCTTACCAGTTGTCGCTGGGCCAGAAGCGGCGTCTTAGCGTGGCTGCGGCTGCGGTGCGCGAGCAACGGCTGCTGTTGCTAGATGAGCCGACCTTCGGCCAGGATGCGGCGAACACGTTCGCCATCCTGCAGCTATGCGAGGCGTTGCGCCGGCGCGGGACGGCGATTCTTATGGTTACCCATGAAGAGCGGATTGCGGAGCAGGTGGCCACCCAGCATTGGGAGGTGCGGGACGGACGGCTAACGTCGCAGCGGTTGACCCGGCGGGTGGATCGATCTCCGGCAGGTGCCGGTGAGTCACCTGGATCAAATGGATCGGCCGGACGGGGAGCGGATACCACCTCCGCGAAAATCAAACAACACGGGAGTTCCGGTCCAGAGGCGGTGATATCAAGATGA
- a CDS encoding glycosyltransferase family 2 protein, which yields MVMVTRQTMKHRRKRRSGSLTRLRGAASRRTSGFIRKGRRLARPSTGKRYASAPLQRLKAKAWAAGVRAVAAQDGAEKGSPHMQDCFQAWAQAERVDQLPFTALLTASLAYRRGYAHAAGLSKPWIPLPLKGRASAIVTASNEEKTLPAVLAELRKLPLHEIIVVLNGCNDASFAVVDRDPRITRLSFPERLGHDVGRAIGAAVATGDILLFTDGDMCVAAEDLAAFLIAIDRGEDLALNDLTPHLPPFSQQDEVTRCKAFLNLALGHPELKANSLTAVPNALSRRAVRTVGITALVVPPKAQALALVRGLKAVAPISVDVIRKNRLRTSNSGAGNAVAQMIVGDHLEALGEVMKTEGVRLRFSTLGRSELAKVRNAR from the coding sequence ATGGTCATGGTAACTAGGCAAACGATGAAACATCGTCGGAAACGAAGAAGCGGATCGCTGACCCGCTTGCGCGGAGCAGCAAGCCGGAGAACGAGCGGCTTCATCCGCAAAGGCCGCCGTTTGGCCCGTCCGTCGACGGGGAAAAGATATGCCAGCGCCCCGCTCCAACGCCTCAAAGCCAAAGCTTGGGCCGCAGGAGTCCGTGCGGTGGCAGCACAGGATGGGGCGGAGAAGGGTTCGCCTCATATGCAGGATTGTTTTCAAGCGTGGGCGCAGGCGGAGCGGGTGGACCAACTGCCTTTCACGGCTTTGCTGACGGCCTCCTTGGCGTATCGCCGTGGTTATGCCCATGCGGCCGGGCTTAGTAAGCCGTGGATTCCGCTGCCGCTGAAGGGCCGTGCCTCGGCCATCGTGACGGCGAGTAATGAGGAGAAGACGTTGCCGGCGGTTTTGGCGGAGCTCCGCAAGTTGCCTCTGCATGAGATCATTGTCGTCCTGAATGGTTGTAATGACGCAAGCTTTGCCGTCGTGGATCGGGATCCGCGTATCACGCGGCTGAGCTTCCCCGAACGGTTAGGGCATGACGTAGGACGGGCGATTGGGGCAGCGGTAGCCACCGGAGATATTTTGCTGTTCACGGACGGGGATATGTGTGTTGCCGCAGAGGATCTGGCTGCTTTTTTGATCGCGATCGACCGGGGGGAGGATTTGGCTCTCAACGATTTGACGCCGCATCTGCCGCCGTTCTCCCAGCAGGATGAGGTGACGCGCTGCAAGGCATTCCTGAATCTGGCGCTGGGACATCCGGAGTTGAAGGCGAACTCGTTAACTGCGGTGCCAAACGCTTTGTCCCGCCGCGCTGTGCGGACGGTGGGCATCACTGCGCTGGTCGTTCCTCCGAAAGCCCAGGCGCTGGCGTTGGTTCGTGGACTGAAGGCAGTAGCGCCGATTTCCGTGGACGTTATCCGCAAGAACCGTCTCCGCACCAGCAACAGCGGGGCAGGCAATGCGGTCGCGCAGATGATCGTTGGCGACCATCTCGAGGCGCTTGGCGAGGTTATGAAAACGGAAGGTGTCCGGTTGCGATTTTCCACACTGGGCCGGAGCGAATTGGCGAAAGTGAGGAATGCCCGATGA
- a CDS encoding glycosyltransferase family 2 protein, translating into MVKKRKPPRIRLNRKPIQRKKVLPRLVNHPDPIVSIIIPAMNERATIASVLREASRVHPRSETIVVVNGSTDGTADLAEACGARVIHVPEPLGHDVGRRVGAEAARGQALLFIDADMVIPARELRPFVTAVLMGVDVALNGYSGPARGKVAHPVILAKHVLNGVLQRPDLRGASLTAVPHAMNRTAVDTVGLDTLEVPPLALARAIRLGLNVQPVHTVPVGKLNPARGRIWNKGSRVDPLTALVAGDHLEAIHWLLRQLGPRGGYSDLGRQRGKVR; encoded by the coding sequence GTGGTCAAAAAACGCAAGCCGCCGCGCATCCGACTGAACCGCAAACCGATTCAGCGCAAAAAAGTGCTGCCGCGTTTGGTCAATCATCCCGATCCCATCGTATCCATCATCATTCCGGCGATGAATGAAAGGGCGACGATCGCCAGCGTTCTGCGCGAAGCCAGCCGGGTGCATCCGCGCAGCGAAACGATCGTCGTTGTTAACGGCTCAACCGACGGGACCGCCGACCTGGCTGAAGCCTGCGGCGCTCGCGTCATCCACGTACCGGAGCCGCTGGGACATGATGTGGGCCGGCGCGTTGGGGCGGAGGCGGCCCGCGGTCAAGCGCTGCTGTTCATCGACGCCGATATGGTGATTCCGGCTCGGGAGCTGCGGCCTTTTGTCACCGCGGTGCTTATGGGTGTCGACGTGGCGCTGAACGGCTACTCCGGCCCGGCGCGAGGGAAGGTGGCTCATCCGGTCATTCTGGCCAAACACGTCCTGAACGGTGTGCTGCAGCGCCCTGACCTGCGTGGAGCTTCCTTAACGGCGGTCCCGCATGCGATGAACCGAACAGCGGTGGACACCGTCGGCTTGGATACGCTGGAGGTTCCGCCGCTCGCCTTAGCTAGAGCGATCCGGCTGGGGTTAAACGTCCAGCCGGTGCATACCGTTCCCGTCGGCAAGCTGAATCCTGCCCGGGGACGAATATGGAACAAGGGAAGTCGCGTCGATCCGCTGACCGCATTGGTGGCAGGGGATCATCTGGAGGCCATCCATTGGCTGCTCCGCCAGCTGGGACCGCGCGGCGGATACAGCGATCTGGGCCGGCAGCGCGGTAAGGTGAGGTGA
- a CDS encoding YheC/YheD family endospore coat-associated protein has product MSQDTIGILLNSSMYRGIPTRRTGQEWITGYEEAAREYGLTPVFLRLAGIDPAGARCVAYVYNGIEYVEQQLPLPAVIHNRALYPRLAARKKLQSLNARGITIFNTTNRYGKDFIHRLLWGAPHLRPYLPAAMPLNSGNLRKMMSRHSDLILKPIRGSVGHGVMRLRYMPSSGWELTYASPLGKQQWRTVRLHRGQLPPWARRMLRRTPYLVQERIPLAEYEQRPIDLRITVQRGGGGDWSVTGRFAKVAAAGSFVCNLARGGEALPAEELLAKALPERIVPAALAHVNELALTISRYLGNRLPHLADLGLDIGLTASGKPYFIECNGRDQRYGFRKAGLLDAWKDSYRQPMAYARYLLDQSDRA; this is encoded by the coding sequence TTGAGTCAGGACACTATCGGAATCCTGCTGAATTCCAGCATGTACCGAGGGATCCCCACGCGCAGAACTGGCCAAGAGTGGATCACAGGGTATGAAGAAGCGGCGCGGGAATATGGATTAACCCCCGTTTTCTTGCGTCTTGCTGGCATCGATCCGGCAGGGGCCAGATGTGTCGCGTATGTTTATAATGGCATCGAATACGTAGAGCAACAGCTGCCCTTGCCTGCGGTGATCCATAACCGAGCGTTATACCCCAGACTCGCAGCTCGAAAAAAACTCCAATCCCTGAATGCCCGGGGCATCACGATCTTTAATACGACCAACCGTTATGGAAAAGACTTCATCCACCGCTTGCTTTGGGGCGCTCCTCACTTGCGGCCGTACCTTCCGGCGGCGATGCCGTTAAACTCCGGCAACTTGCGGAAAATGATGTCCCGCCATAGTGACCTCATCCTAAAGCCGATCCGCGGCTCCGTTGGCCATGGCGTAATGCGATTGCGATATATGCCGTCGTCAGGGTGGGAACTCACTTATGCTTCGCCACTAGGCAAGCAGCAATGGAGGACGGTTCGACTGCACCGGGGACAACTGCCGCCCTGGGCCCGGCGCATGCTACGGCGTACGCCGTATCTCGTGCAAGAGCGTATTCCGCTGGCGGAATACGAGCAGCGCCCCATCGATCTGCGGATCACCGTCCAGCGGGGCGGCGGAGGCGATTGGAGCGTGACCGGGCGCTTCGCCAAAGTCGCTGCTGCAGGCAGCTTTGTGTGCAACCTCGCCAGAGGCGGCGAAGCCCTTCCCGCTGAGGAACTGCTGGCCAAAGCGCTCCCGGAGCGGATCGTCCCGGCGGCCCTTGCTCACGTCAATGAGCTTGCCCTGACCATCTCCCGCTATCTGGGCAACCGTCTCCCGCATCTCGCCGACCTGGGGCTGGACATTGGCTTAACCGCAAGCGGGAAGCCTTACTTTATCGAATGCAATGGGCGTGACCAGCGTTACGGCTTTCGAAAAGCCGGATTGCTGGATGCTTGGAAGGATTCGTATCGTCAGCCGATGGCTTACGCCCGTTATTTGTTAGACCAATCGGACCGGGCCTAG
- a CDS encoding energy-coupling factor transporter transmembrane component T family protein codes for MRRFLTPKRRTWLHQANPAAKLALMILLFLLTLFTHRLDFIFYQAILFTFLLFLFSGYEPWKVALLLFPFALIFASSAATMILFGKGTEIWWSWGLFRISEESFYRGIHIGFKAVAFAAEGLLFVLTTPSVALFYALMQQAKLPPKYAYSFMASVRLLPMVWEELLVRRNALLIRGVRRPRGLPGLVAHAKLYAVPLLSQSIRRAHRVAVAMEAKAFDGNRPRTYYYPTSYSRYDVLTLLLIALFAAAAYLLAVLYPPFHIADVRYH; via the coding sequence ATGAGACGTTTTCTGACCCCGAAGCGGCGGACTTGGCTGCACCAGGCGAATCCGGCCGCCAAGCTGGCGTTGATGATCCTGCTGTTTCTGCTGACGTTATTTACGCACCGGCTCGATTTTATTTTTTATCAGGCGATCTTGTTTACGTTCCTGCTGTTCCTGTTCAGCGGATATGAGCCCTGGAAAGTCGCCTTGCTTCTGTTCCCCTTTGCACTGATTTTTGCCTCCTCAGCGGCGACGATGATTCTGTTTGGCAAAGGGACGGAAATTTGGTGGTCGTGGGGATTGTTCCGCATCTCCGAAGAAAGCTTTTACCGGGGGATTCATATCGGGTTTAAAGCGGTGGCCTTTGCCGCCGAAGGGCTGTTGTTCGTGTTGACGACTCCTTCGGTCGCCTTGTTTTACGCGCTGATGCAGCAGGCGAAGCTGCCGCCAAAATACGCCTACAGCTTTATGGCCTCGGTCCGGCTACTTCCCATGGTCTGGGAGGAGCTGCTTGTCCGACGCAATGCGCTGCTGATCCGCGGCGTTCGCCGTCCGCGCGGACTGCCCGGCCTTGTCGCGCATGCGAAGCTGTATGCTGTGCCGCTGCTATCCCAGAGCATCCGGCGGGCCCATCGCGTTGCTGTCGCCATGGAAGCGAAAGCGTTCGACGGGAATCGGCCGCGCACGTATTATTACCCGACTTCCTATTCCCGGTACGATGTGCTGACATTGCTGCTCATCGCCTTGTTTGCGGCTGCAGCTTACTTGCTGGCGGTCTTGTACCCGCCATTTCACATTGCGGATGTCCGTTATCATTAA
- a CDS encoding glycosyltransferase family 2 protein — translation MTAGVTSIIIPTYNGLHLLAPCVAAIRQYTETPYEIIVVDNGSEDDTASFCLSERLILVALPRNEGFPVAVNRGLSVASGDHLLVLNNDVLVSPRWLSNLLLALHSAADVGLVGPVTNYASGRQQVAINWAEGEDFAQIAERHNHSDPAKWQEVQRLIGMCLLFKREVLERAGGFDERFSPGHYEDDDYCYRARQLGYRLLICGDTLVYHEGSASFKTRHPEGWNELIERNRMRFIEKWGVDPWQFI, via the coding sequence ATGACGGCTGGAGTAACGAGTATCATCATTCCGACCTATAACGGGCTGCACTTGCTTGCCCCTTGCGTGGCGGCGATCCGCCAGTATACGGAGACTCCCTATGAGATCATTGTGGTGGACAACGGCTCCGAGGACGACACGGCATCGTTCTGTCTGAGCGAGCGCCTGATCCTGGTGGCGCTGCCGCGCAATGAAGGATTTCCGGTCGCCGTGAACCGAGGATTGTCCGTCGCTTCGGGCGATCACCTCCTCGTTCTTAATAATGATGTCCTCGTCTCCCCGCGATGGCTCTCGAATCTGCTGCTGGCGCTGCACAGCGCCGCTGATGTCGGCCTCGTCGGCCCGGTGACCAATTATGCCAGCGGACGGCAGCAGGTGGCGATCAACTGGGCGGAAGGTGAGGATTTCGCCCAAATCGCCGAGCGCCATAACCATTCGGATCCGGCGAAATGGCAGGAAGTCCAGCGGCTGATCGGCATGTGCCTGCTCTTTAAGCGGGAGGTACTGGAGCGGGCAGGAGGATTCGATGAACGGTTTTCGCCCGGCCATTATGAAGATGACGACTACTGCTACCGCGCTCGGCAGCTAGGTTACCGTCTGCTCATTTGCGGCGATACGCTGGTGTACCATGAAGGCAGCGCCAGCTTTAAAACCCGCCATCCGGAAGGGTGGAACGAGCTTATAGAACGGAACCGTATGCGGTTTATCGAAAAATGGGGCGTAGATCCTTGGCAATTTATTTAA
- a CDS encoding glycosyltransferase family 4 protein, with protein sequence MDREKVAVIAPDALAAASGKHRPVKRVLERMLPHAAEQLHIRLFGVADGHLPAQGWMGGVPFYCLPGGRLYLESLLRHLRKWRPDTVDVHGRPLLACQLKARLPLSRVLLTLPSARIFSPPCHPKACPTQILESVDGLIVGSERTKAELLAQFPSLVTPVWVHLPGASLEEQAVLRWTPDGEQQRQQRLMELGWTNRKIVLLAGSWPPLRDEGHIVSALTEVLDRVPEAMLVFLAADSPGSGSSRELLERPKQHGLAAYAPERIACLPAGSPYSISDRYLLADCLVLLPGDEPASMLTRIEAMAAGLPMLDASDAPVLEFAVDGLLAEGAGDSLADRIVLLLEEEEFRQVIGRVSREIVRRHYRWEHAADRWVSLVRARGIQTNAGRRSAKN encoded by the coding sequence ATGGATCGGGAAAAAGTCGCGGTGATCGCGCCTGACGCCCTTGCGGCAGCATCAGGAAAACACCGTCCAGTGAAGAGGGTGCTGGAACGAATGCTCCCTCATGCGGCAGAGCAGCTGCACATTCGCCTCTTTGGCGTTGCTGACGGGCATTTACCGGCACAAGGCTGGATGGGGGGCGTCCCTTTTTATTGCTTGCCCGGAGGACGTCTCTACCTGGAGTCACTGCTGCGGCACTTGCGCAAGTGGCGGCCGGATACGGTGGACGTTCATGGCCGACCGCTGCTGGCCTGTCAGCTTAAAGCTCGGCTTCCACTCTCCCGCGTACTGTTGACGTTGCCCTCTGCCCGGATCTTTTCTCCTCCCTGCCATCCCAAGGCATGTCCGACGCAAATTCTGGAAAGCGTGGACGGCCTGATCGTCGGAAGTGAACGGACTAAAGCCGAGTTGCTGGCGCAGTTCCCCTCCTTGGTCACTCCGGTATGGGTGCATTTGCCGGGGGCGAGCTTAGAGGAGCAGGCGGTGCTGCGTTGGACGCCAGATGGGGAACAGCAGCGTCAGCAGCGGCTGATGGAGCTGGGATGGACGAACCGCAAAATCGTTCTGCTGGCCGGCAGTTGGCCGCCGCTTAGGGATGAGGGGCACATTGTCTCGGCTCTTACGGAAGTGCTGGATCGCGTACCGGAGGCGATGTTGGTGTTCCTTGCCGCCGACTCCCCCGGATCCGGGTCTTCCCGTGAATTGCTTGAACGACCGAAGCAGCATGGGCTTGCCGCCTACGCTCCGGAACGGATTGCCTGCCTGCCGGCCGGGTCGCCCTATTCCATCTCGGACAGGTACCTCTTGGCGGATTGCCTGGTGCTGTTACCGGGCGATGAGCCGGCGTCGATGTTAACGCGCATCGAAGCGATGGCCGCCGGCTTGCCCATGCTGGACGCCAGCGACGCCCCGGTGCTCGAATTTGCGGTAGATGGTCTGCTCGCCGAAGGGGCGGGGGACAGCTTGGCAGATCGGATCGTACTGCTGCTGGAGGAAGAGGAGTTTCGTCAAGTCATCGGCCGGGTCAGCCGAGAAATCGTTCGTCGTCATTACCGCTGGGAGCACGCCGCAGACCGTTGGGTAAGTCTCGTTCGCGCTAGAGGGATTCAGACGAACGCAGGCCGCCGCAGCGCCAAAAACTGA